The following proteins are co-located in the Hevea brasiliensis isolate MT/VB/25A 57/8 chromosome 11, ASM3005281v1, whole genome shotgun sequence genome:
- the LOC131170617 gene encoding lysine-specific demethylase JMJ26-like → MEALDFVLSSPEFIIQPQLFWSWSSTIWLLFLMLRMDAFISKQDRHRGDGDHNVQKMRRISNVSWLASKRQVHKTLKNRVNGKIWKREEDDDDDEWSLPTRTIISSKTVKLTPAFEFSKGNGIPKKRLNKRSSFVVVDLEGDSEDEVLEQACIMNIRARKRARTSDSEAVKRNHMYTRLENGDFANASLGTSSSSPSSASDMKSNRSSSRTSTMRHLKQAKIEARPKCHQCMKNERKIVVPCKKCKSKIYCVQCIKQWYPQMTEEEIAEQCPYCRRNCNCNACLHSSGLIKVYIKRDITDSEKIQHLKYLIKSLLPFLEQICEEQTQEMQIEASIQGSSPEIAENFCNNDERVYCNHCATSIVDLHRSCPKCAYELCLSCCHEIREGSLSSRAEMKFRYVDRGSDYMHGGDPLPCDFENAEDQGEPTVVLWNANDDGSISCAPKEMGGCGDCVLELKRILPMGCISELKKKARDLVGFDTERADSMCNNSEAGREMLRSAASREGSKDNYLYCPAMNDIQEVEELFHFQKHWVKGEPVIVRDALEVTTHLSWEPMVMWRALCENVDRETRANMSEVKAIDCLASCEVEISTIQFFKGYTEGRRYENFWPEMLKLKDWPPSDKFEDLLPRHCDEFISALPFQEYSDPKAGILNLAVKFPPDLLKPDMGPKTYIAYGTTEELGRGDSVTKLHCDMSDAVNILTHTAEVALSEEQQTAIQQLKRKHLAQDEKERLEQDKLDHHSIEQLGDCSGSWKEMGVSKIIETEKQPSQISEQLELSHNQPRGATLPGLPSEGETDNMCGALWDIFRREDVSKLEEYLRKHSMEFRHTYCSPVKQVVHPIHDQCFYLTSEHKKKLKEEFGIEPWTFEQRVGEAVFIPAGCPHQVRNLKSCTKVAVDFVSPENVQECLRLTKEFRQLPKNHRAREDKLEIKKMIIYAIAEAIKDLEELIQ, encoded by the exons CTGAGTTCACCTGAGTTTATCATTCAACCGCAGCTCTTTTGGTCATGGTCTTCGACTATATGGTTATTGTTTTTAATGC TGAGGATGGATGCTTTTATTTCTAAGCAAGACCGGCACAGAGGTGATGGTGATCATAATGTGCAGAAGATGAGAAGAATCTCGAATGTTTCTTGGCTTGCATCGAAGAGACAAGTTCACAAAACCCTTAAGAATAGAGTTAATGGCAAGATATGGAAACGGGAAGAGGACGATGATGATGATGAGTGGTCACTCCCAACCAGAACAATAATTTCATCCAAGACAGTGAAACTGACTCCTGCTTTTGAATTCTCGAAAGGCAATGGAATTCCAAAGAAGCGGCTGAATAAGAGAAGTAGTTTTGTAGTTGTAGACTTGGAGGGTGATtcagaagatgaagttttagagCAAGCGTGTATTATGAATATAAGAGCGCGCAAAAGAGCTAGAACTTCAGATAGTGAGGCAGTCAAAAGAAATCACATGTATACAAGgctagaaaatggagattttgcaAATGCTTCTTTAGgtacttcatcttcttctccctCGTCAGCTTCAGATATGAAGAGTAATCGCAGTAGCAGCAGGACAAGTACAATGAGACATTTGAAG CAGGCCAAAATAGAAGCACGCCCAAAGTGTCATCAGTGCATGAAAAACGAAAGAAAAATTGTTGTCCCTTGCAAGAAGTGTAAAAGCAAAATATATTGTGTCCAATGTATCAAACAATG GTATCCACAGATGACAGAAGAAGAAATTGCAGAACAATGTCCTTATTGTCGTAGAAATTGCAACTGCAATGCGTGTTTGCACTCCAGTGGTTTGATTAAGGTTT ACATCAAAAGGGACATCACCGACAGTGAGAAGATTCAGCATCTAAAATATTTGATAAAGTCTCTGCTTCCCTTTCTGGAACAAATCTGTGAAGAACAAACTCAAGAGATGCAAATTGAGGCTAGCATTCAAG GTTCCTCCCCTGAGATAGCAGAGAACTTCTGTAATAATGATGAGCGTGTCTATTG CAACCATTGTGCGACTTCTATTGTTGACCTCCACCGCAGCTGCCCAAAATGTGCTTATGAACTGTGTCTCAGTTGTTGTCACGAAATTCGTGAAGGAAGCTTGTCAAGTCGTGCTGAAATGAAGTTTCGATACGTAGACCGAGGCTCTGATTACATGCATGGTGGAGATCCACTGCCTTGTGATTTTGAAAATGCTGAGGATCAAGGTGAACCAACGGTTGTGCTGTGGAATGCCAATGATGATGGAAGTATTTCTTGTGCTCCAAAAGAAATGGGTGGTTGTGGTGATTGTGTACTGGAGCTAAAGCGTATCCTTCCAATGGGATGCATTTCAGAGTTGAAAAAGAAGGCGCGAGATTTAGTAGGTTTTGACACGGAAAGGGCAGATTCGATGTGCAACAATTCTGAAGCAGGGAGAGAGATGCTGCGGAGCGCAGCTTCTAGAGAAGGATCCAAGGACAATTACTTGTATTGTCCTGCTATGAATGACATTCAAGAGGTTGAAGAGCTTTTTCACTTTCAAAAGCATTGGGTTAAAGGTGAACCTGTTATAGTTCGCGATGCCCTTGAGGTAACAACTCATTTGAGCTGGGAACCAATGGTAATGTGGCGTGCATTATGCGAAAATGTGGACCGAGAGACAAGAGCTAATATGTCTGAAGTGAAGGCCATTGATTGCCTGGCTTCTTGTGAG GTGGAAATTAGTACCATTCAATTTTTCAAGGGCTATACAGAAGGAAGAAGATATGAAAACTTTTGGCCTGAGATGCTGAAGCTGAAGGATTGGCCCCCATCTGATAAGTTTGAAGACCTTCTGCCACGCCATTGTGATGAGTTTATCAGTGCATTGCCATTTCAAGAATATAGTGATCCCAAGGCTGGTATCCTTAACCTTGCTGTGAAATTTCCACCAGATTTGCTCAAACCAGACATGGGTCCGAAAACTTACATCGCATATGGTACAACAGAAGAGCTCGGCAGAGGGGACTCTGTAACCAAACTTCATTGTGATATGTCAGATGCG GTGAATATTTTGACACATACTGCGGAGGTAGCTTTAAGTGAAGAACAACAGACTGCTATTCAACAGCTCAAAAGGAAACATTTGGCACAGGATGAGAAAGAACGTTTGGAGCAAGATAAGCTAGACCATCATTCCATTGAACAACTTGGTGACTGCAGCGGTAGCTGGAAAGAGATGGGTGTATCAAAGATTATTGAGACAGAGAAGCAACCCTCCCAAATCAGTGAACAACTTGAGCTTTCCCATAATCAGCCGAGAGGAGCTACACTCCCTGGTTTGCCCAGTGAAGGTGAAACAGATAATATGTGTGGTGCATTGTGGGACATTTTTAGAAGGGAGGATGTCTCCAAGTTAGAAGAATATTTAAGAAAGCACTCCATGGAATTTAGGCACACTTACTGCTCCCCAGTAAAACAG GTCGTCCATCCAATTCATGACCAGTGTTTCTACTTAACTTCGGAGCATAAaaagaagttgaaggaggaattTG GTATTGAACCTTGGACATTTGAACAAAGAGTTGGAGAAGCCGTATTTATTCCTGCTGGTTGCCCACACCAAGTTAGGAATCTCAAG TCATGTACAAAAGTTGCCGTAGATTTTGTCTCTCCTGAAAATGTCCAGGAGTGCCTTCGCTTAACCAAAGAGTTCAGACAACTTCCAAAGAACCACAGGGCTAGAGAAGACAAACTTGAG ATCAAGAAGATGATAATCTATGCAATTGCAGAAGCAATTAAAGATTTAGAAGAACTGATACAATGA